One region of Streptomyces leeuwenhoekii genomic DNA includes:
- a CDS encoding DUF2530 domain-containing protein, with protein MAKWTPKHEAPEPLEGPVVATITGGTLVWFVLFLVQLPFYGWFADHGHTWWLWTCLAGGGLGLIGIWYVRRRDAAIKRAAARETSEDLPQ; from the coding sequence ATGGCGAAGTGGACCCCCAAGCACGAGGCGCCGGAGCCCCTGGAGGGCCCCGTGGTCGCCACCATCACCGGCGGCACCCTCGTATGGTTCGTCCTCTTCCTGGTGCAGCTTCCCTTCTACGGCTGGTTCGCCGACCACGGCCACACCTGGTGGCTGTGGACCTGCCTGGCGGGCGGCGGACTGGGCCTCATCGGCATCTGGTACGTCCGCAGGAGGGACGCGGCGATCAAGCGGGCGGCGGCGCGGGAGACGTCCGAGGACCTCCCGCAGTAG
- a CDS encoding NCS2 family permease, with amino-acid sequence MSTSATAQVPAPDQPEDRPPHGALDRYFKISERGSTVAREVRGGLATFFAMAYIIVLNPIILGSAKDMYGHQLDNGQLVTATALTAAFTTLLMGVLGNVPIALAAGLGVNSVVALQLAPRMSWPDAMGMVVLAGFVVMLLVATGLRERVMNAVPYGLRKAISIGIGLFIMLIGLVDSGFVSRMPDAAHTTVPLQLGADGHLNGWPVLVFVLGALLTLALIVRKVPGAILISIVVMTVVAVVIHAVAKVPSWGLTTPKWPGNPVSTPDFGLVGQVSLFGGFEKVGVLTGVLFVFTVLLSCFFDAMGTIMGVSDEAKLTDAQGQMPGINKVLLIDGVAVAAGGASSASATTCFVESTAGVGEGARTGLANVVTGALFAVALFLTPIATMVPSQAATPALLAVGFLILSNSIKEIDWADYTIAIPAFVTMLMMPFTYSITNGIGMGFITFSVLRLAAGRGREVPAAMYVVSAVFAFYWLMPALGLT; translated from the coding sequence ATGTCCACCTCGGCCACCGCCCAGGTCCCCGCGCCTGACCAGCCGGAGGACCGGCCCCCCCACGGGGCGCTCGACCGCTACTTCAAGATCTCCGAGCGCGGCAGCACCGTCGCGCGCGAGGTCCGCGGCGGTCTCGCCACCTTCTTCGCGATGGCCTACATCATCGTGCTGAACCCGATCATCCTGGGCAGCGCGAAGGACATGTACGGCCATCAGCTCGACAACGGCCAACTGGTCACCGCGACCGCCCTGACCGCGGCCTTCACCACGCTGCTGATGGGTGTCCTCGGCAATGTGCCGATCGCGCTCGCCGCCGGTCTCGGTGTGAACTCGGTCGTCGCGCTCCAGCTCGCCCCGCGCATGTCCTGGCCGGACGCCATGGGCATGGTGGTGCTGGCCGGCTTCGTGGTGATGCTGCTGGTCGCCACCGGTCTGCGCGAGCGCGTCATGAACGCCGTGCCCTACGGCCTGCGCAAGGCCATCTCCATCGGCATCGGCCTGTTCATCATGCTGATCGGCCTGGTCGACTCCGGTTTCGTCTCCCGTATGCCGGACGCCGCCCACACCACCGTCCCGCTCCAGCTCGGCGCGGACGGGCACCTCAACGGCTGGCCGGTGCTGGTCTTCGTCCTCGGCGCGCTGCTCACCCTCGCGCTGATCGTGCGCAAGGTGCCCGGCGCCATCCTCATCTCGATCGTCGTCATGACGGTCGTGGCCGTCGTCATCCACGCGGTCGCCAAGGTGCCGTCCTGGGGTCTGACCACCCCGAAGTGGCCCGGCAACCCGGTCTCCACCCCGGACTTCGGCCTGGTCGGCCAGGTCAGCCTGTTCGGCGGCTTCGAGAAGGTCGGTGTGCTCACCGGCGTCCTGTTCGTCTTCACCGTCCTGCTGTCCTGCTTCTTCGACGCCATGGGCACGATCATGGGCGTCAGCGACGAGGCGAAGCTGACCGACGCCCAGGGCCAGATGCCCGGCATCAACAAGGTGCTGCTCATCGACGGTGTCGCGGTCGCCGCCGGCGGTGCCAGCTCCGCGTCGGCCACCACCTGCTTCGTCGAGTCCACGGCCGGCGTCGGCGAGGGCGCCCGCACCGGCCTCGCGAACGTGGTCACCGGCGCGCTGTTCGCGGTGGCCCTGTTCCTGACGCCGATCGCCACCATGGTCCCGTCCCAGGCGGCCACCCCGGCGCTGCTCGCGGTCGGCTTCCTGATCCTGTCGAACTCCATCAAGGAGATCGACTGGGCGGACTACACGATCGCCATCCCGGCCTTCGTCACGATGCTGATGATGCCGTTCACCTACTCGATCACCAACGGCATCGGCATGGGCTTCATCACCTTCTCGGTGCTGCGCCTGGCGGCCGGACGGGGCCGCGAGGTCCCGGCGGCGATGTACGTGGTGTCGGCGGTGTTCGCCTTCTACTGGCTGATGCCGGCCCTGGGGCTGACCTGA
- a CDS encoding ribbon-helix-helix protein, CopG family, producing the protein MGTSVLSLRIDGELLERLRHHAARRGMSVQDYVVRTLIRSDFDERFGAAVEETERFHGAV; encoded by the coding sequence ATGGGGACCAGCGTGCTCAGCCTGCGGATAGACGGGGAGCTGCTCGAACGGCTCCGGCACCATGCGGCCAGAAGAGGAATGAGCGTCCAGGACTATGTCGTCCGGACGCTCATTCGCAGCGATTTCGACGAGCGGTTCGGGGCCGCCGTCGAGGAGACGGAGCGCTTCCACGGGGCCGTCTGA
- a CDS encoding MarR family winged helix-turn-helix transcriptional regulator, with product MPDLTHGDDAAAVNSLRSAVMRLSRRLKHQRVDESLSPTEMSVLGTLARCGRATPGELARKEHVQPPSMTRIVALLEAKGLVRLEPHPEDRRQKVVTQTEQAEAMLEESRRKRNAFLASLVEELDEDEWASLRAAAPVLEKLAHL from the coding sequence ATGCCGGACCTCACCCATGGCGACGACGCTGCCGCCGTGAACTCTCTGCGCTCCGCCGTGATGCGGCTGTCCCGTCGGCTCAAGCACCAACGGGTCGACGAGTCGCTCAGCCCCACCGAGATGTCGGTGCTCGGCACCCTGGCCCGCTGTGGCCGGGCCACCCCGGGCGAGCTCGCCCGCAAGGAACACGTCCAGCCGCCGTCGATGACCCGCATCGTGGCCCTGCTGGAGGCGAAGGGGCTGGTCCGTCTGGAGCCACACCCCGAGGACCGGCGCCAGAAGGTCGTGACGCAGACCGAGCAGGCCGAGGCGATGCTCGAGGAGAGCCGCCGCAAGCGGAACGCGTTCCTGGCCTCGCTGGTGGAGGAACTCGACGAGGACGAGTGGGCGTCACTGCGCGCCGCCGCCCCCGTGCTGGAGAAGCTCGCACACCTGTAA
- a CDS encoding MFS transporter, whose protein sequence is MSTGPGAASAPAPRTHDIPRKTSMFSSLKVRNYRLFFLGQVVSNIGTWMQRIAQDWLVLSLTGSSAAVGITTALQFLPMLLFGLYGGVLVDRLRKRPALLVTQTSMALTALFLAVLTLTGHVQVWHVYVAAFAMGLATVVDNPARQSFVSELVGRDQLHNAVSLNSANFQSARLVGPAVAGLMITGVGTGWAFLFNGLSFVAPLTGLLLMRARELHVVERAPRAKGQLREGLRYVATRPELTWTIVLVGFIGTFGFNFPVFLSAFADDVFHAGAGEYSLFNTLMAVGSLTGALLAARRGNARLRVLIAAAVAFGVLEIVAALSPSLWLFALLMVPIGVFSMTVNVTANTSIQMATDPAMRGRVMSLYMMVFLGGSPIGAPIVGWITDTYGARVGFAAGGAIAATAAAVIAVVLARRGNLRLSVGWDHGHPRVRFERREELAPAA, encoded by the coding sequence TTGAGTACGGGACCCGGAGCAGCTTCCGCCCCCGCACCCCGCACCCACGACATCCCCCGCAAGACGTCGATGTTCTCCTCCCTGAAGGTCAGGAACTACCGCCTGTTCTTCCTGGGGCAGGTCGTCTCCAACATCGGTACCTGGATGCAGCGCATCGCCCAGGACTGGCTGGTGCTCTCCCTCACCGGTTCCTCCGCCGCCGTCGGCATCACCACGGCCCTGCAGTTCCTGCCGATGCTGCTCTTCGGCCTGTACGGCGGCGTCCTCGTCGACCGCCTGCGCAAGCGCCCCGCCCTGCTCGTCACCCAGACGTCGATGGCGCTCACGGCGCTGTTCCTGGCCGTCCTCACCCTCACCGGCCACGTCCAGGTCTGGCACGTCTACGTCGCCGCCTTCGCGATGGGCCTGGCCACCGTCGTCGACAACCCGGCCCGTCAGTCCTTCGTCTCCGAGCTGGTCGGCCGCGACCAGCTCCACAACGCGGTCAGCCTGAACTCCGCCAACTTCCAGTCCGCCCGCCTGGTCGGCCCGGCCGTCGCCGGCCTGATGATCACCGGCGTGGGCACCGGCTGGGCGTTCCTCTTCAACGGCCTGTCCTTCGTCGCGCCCCTGACCGGCCTGCTGCTGATGCGCGCCCGTGAGCTGCACGTCGTCGAGCGCGCCCCGCGCGCCAAGGGACAGCTCCGCGAGGGCCTGCGCTATGTCGCCACCCGGCCCGAGCTCACCTGGACCATCGTCCTGGTCGGCTTCATCGGCACCTTCGGCTTCAACTTCCCGGTCTTCCTCTCCGCCTTCGCCGACGACGTCTTCCACGCGGGCGCGGGCGAGTACAGCCTGTTCAACACCCTGATGGCCGTCGGCTCGCTCACCGGCGCGCTGCTGGCCGCCCGGCGCGGCAACGCCCGGCTGCGGGTGCTGATCGCGGCGGCCGTCGCCTTCGGCGTGCTGGAGATCGTGGCCGCGCTCTCGCCGTCGCTGTGGCTGTTCGCCCTGCTGATGGTCCCGATAGGCGTCTTCAGCATGACGGTCAACGTCACCGCCAACACCAGCATCCAGATGGCCACCGACCCGGCCATGCGGGGCCGCGTGATGTCCCTCTACATGATGGTCTTCCTCGGCGGCTCCCCGATCGGCGCCCCGATCGTCGGCTGGATCACCGACACCTACGGCGCCCGGGTCGGCTTCGCCGCCGGCGGCGCCATCGCGGCCACCGCCGCCGCGGTGATCGCCGTGGTCCTGGCCCGGCGCGGCAATCTGCGCCTGTCGGTCGGCTGGGACCACGGCCACCCGCGGGTGCGGTTCGAGCGGCGCGAGGAGCTCGCGCCGGCGGCTTAG
- a CDS encoding Uma2 family endonuclease, with translation MTVLAECADRIEMADESGELTLDVMFEWLEKMPVPEGYKTEIVGGHIFMTPQRDTHWDIIADIYEQLRATYPRNRLKSDVRIDYPGRLNGFASDVVALAEGATRDGKGHWRHEDVEFVAEVISKNTAGNDYGPKRDAYAAAEVPVYLIVDPYTAEWHLHTLPKDGSYHSSVSFGFGEDIDLTGTAVGLVLKTGEFPRD, from the coding sequence ATGACCGTGCTCGCAGAATGCGCAGACAGGATCGAGATGGCCGACGAGAGCGGCGAGCTGACCTTGGACGTCATGTTCGAGTGGCTGGAGAAGATGCCCGTCCCCGAGGGATACAAGACCGAGATCGTCGGGGGTCACATCTTCATGACGCCGCAGCGGGACACCCACTGGGACATCATCGCGGACATCTACGAGCAACTGCGCGCCACGTACCCCCGCAATCGCCTGAAGTCCGACGTCCGTATCGACTACCCGGGGCGTCTGAACGGGTTCGCCTCCGACGTGGTGGCGCTCGCGGAGGGCGCCACGCGGGACGGCAAGGGCCACTGGCGCCACGAGGACGTCGAATTCGTCGCCGAGGTGATCTCGAAGAACACCGCGGGCAACGACTACGGGCCGAAGAGAGACGCCTACGCCGCCGCCGAGGTGCCGGTCTACCTGATCGTCGACCCGTACACCGCCGAGTGGCATCTGCACACTCTGCCGAAGGACGGCAGCTACCACAGCAGCGTGAGTTTCGGCTTCGGCGAGGACATCGACCTCACCGGCACCGCAGTCGGTCTCGTCCTCAAGACCGGTGAGTTCCCCCGCGACTGA
- the thpR gene encoding RNA 2',3'-cyclic phosphodiesterase, whose translation MRLFAAVLPPDEALRSLAAEVDRLKRLPGADGLRWTGRPGWHLTLAFYGEVDDTLVPDLSERLARAAHRTPPFGLALSGGGQFGRGRALWAGAEGDLRTLALLADRAEAAGRKAGVEMGEHRRYKAHLTVARSREAIDPRPYVEALADFAGPAWTVAELVLVRSNLPRSANAGERPRYEAVGRWPLGASG comes from the coding sequence ATGAGACTCTTCGCCGCCGTGCTGCCCCCCGACGAGGCGCTCCGGTCGCTCGCCGCCGAGGTCGACCGGCTGAAGCGGCTGCCCGGCGCCGACGGGCTGCGCTGGACCGGCCGCCCGGGCTGGCACCTCACCCTCGCCTTCTACGGCGAGGTCGACGACACCCTCGTACCGGATCTGTCGGAGCGCCTGGCACGGGCCGCCCACCGCACCCCGCCCTTCGGGCTGGCCCTGAGCGGCGGCGGCCAGTTCGGCCGGGGCCGCGCCCTGTGGGCGGGGGCCGAGGGGGACCTGCGCACCCTGGCGCTGCTGGCCGACCGTGCCGAGGCGGCCGGGCGCAAGGCGGGCGTGGAGATGGGGGAGCACCGCCGTTACAAGGCCCACCTGACGGTGGCGCGCAGCCGGGAGGCGATCGACCCGCGCCCGTACGTCGAGGCCCTCGCGGACTTCGCCGGCCCCGCGTGGACCGTGGCGGAGCTGGTCCTGGTCCGCAGCAACCTGCCGAGGTCCGCGAACGCGGGCGAGCGGCCCCGCTACGAGGCGGTCGGCCGCTGGCCGCTGGGCGCGTCCGGTTAG